Genomic segment of Triticum aestivum cultivar Chinese Spring chromosome 6A, IWGSC CS RefSeq v2.1, whole genome shotgun sequence:
gtagcatcacgttcgagattcataaagaataaaccattcaccataggagcatgaccataaaacatatctctcataaaaatggaacaaccattattctcagatttaaaagagtagccatctcgaattaaacgagatcccgatacaatgttcatgctcaaagctggcactaaataacaattattaaggtttaaaactaatcccgaagggagatgcagaggtagcgtgccgacggcgatcacattgaccttggaaccattcccgacgcgcatcgtcacctcgtcctttgccagtttccgcttattccgcagcccctgctttgagttacaaatgtgagcaactgcaccggtatcaaatacccaggagccactacgggcactagtaaggtacacatcaattacatgtatatcacatataccttttgttttgccggccttcttatccgctaagtacttagggcagttccgcttccagtgaccgcttcccttgcaataaaagcactcagtctcgggcttgggtccattctttggcttcttcccggcagcttgcttgccgggcgcggcaacctccttgccgtccttcttgaagttctttttacccttgcctttcttgaacttagtggttttattgaccatcaacacttgatgttccttcctgacttctacctctgctgatttcagcatagcaaatacttcaggaatggtcttttccatcccctgcatattgaagttcatcacaaagctcttgtagcttggtggaagcgactggaggattctgtcaatgaccgcatcatccgggagattaactcccagctgagtcaagcggttatgcaacccagacatagtgagtatgtgctcactgacagaactgttttcctccatcttacagctgaagaatttgtcggagacttcatatctctcgacccgggcatgagcttggaaaaccattttcagctcttcgaacatctcatatgctccatgtctctcaaaacgcttttggagccccggctctaggctgtaaagcatgccgcactgaacgagggagtagtcatcgaaacgtgcctgccaagcgttcataacatcttgttctgcagggagaacgggtgcgtcaccaagcggtgcttgtaggacataatctttcttggcagctatgaggatgatcctcaggttccggacccagtccgtatagttgctgccatcgtctttcagcttagttttctctaggaacgcgttgaagttgaggactacgttggccatttgatctacaagacatattgcaaagattttagactaagttcatgataattaagttcaactaatcaaattattagtgaactcccacttagattagacatccctccagtcatctaagtattacatgatccgagtttaactagaccgtgtccgatcatcacgtgagacggactagtcaacatcggtgaacatcttcatgttgatcgtatcttctatacgactcatgctcgacctttcggtcttctgtgttccgaggccatgtctgtacatgctaggctcgtcaagtcaacctaagtgtttgcatgtgtaaatctgtcttacacccgttgtatgtgaacgtctgaataaaacacccgatcatcacgtggtgttttgaaacagcgaactgtcgcaacggtgcacagttagggggaacacttcttgaaattattgtgagggatcatcttatttactaccgtcgttctaagtaaacaagatgcaaaacatgataaacatcacatgcaatcaaataataaacgtgacatgatatggccaatatcacatagctcctttgatctccatcttggggctccatgatcatcttgtcaccggcttgacaccatgatctccatcatcatgatctccatcatcgtgtctccatgaagttgctcgccaactattacttctactactatggctaacgcgtttagcaataaagtaaagtaatttacatggcgtttcttgatgacacgcaggtcatataaaagaataaagacaactcctatggctcctgccggttgtcatactcatcgacatgcaagtcgtgaatcctattacaatagcatgaacatctcatacatcacatatagatcattcatcattcatcacaactttggccatatcatatcacaaaccacttgctgcaaaaacaagttagacgtcctctaattgttgttgcaagttttacgtggctgaattagggttctagcaagaacgttttcttacctacgttaaagccacaacgtgatttgtcaacttctatttacccttcataaggaccctgttcatcgattccgctccaactaaagtaggagagacagacacccgccagccaccttatgcaactagtgcatgttagtcggtggaaccggtctcacgtaagcgtacgtgtaaggttggtccgggccgcttcatcccacaataccgctgaagcaagaaaggactagtaacggcaagaaagttgacaaatctacgcccacaacaaattgtgttctactcgcgcaagaagaactacgcatagacctagctcatgatgccactgttggggaacgttgcagaaaacaaaaattttcctactcgtttcaccaagatcatctaggagttcatctagcaacgagtgattagatgcatctacatacctttgtagatcgcgcacggaagcgttcaaaagaacggtgatgatgtagtcgtactcgacgtgatccaaatcaccgatgaccagcgccgaacggacggcacctccgcgttcaacacacgtacgggacgggagacgtctcctccttcttgatccagcaagggggaggagaggttgatgaagatccagcagcacgacggcgtggtggtggatgcagggcgtcacagcagcagggcttcgccgagactacgagggagagacgtaacggggggaggtggaggcgccaggggctggtgtgaaatccctcctctcccccccactatatataggggtgccagggggggcgccggccctagtagatggcatctactaggggggcggcggccaaggggaggtttccctcccccccaaggcacctaggggtgccttccaccacatggactcttccatggtggaaaccctaggcgcatgggcctataggggctggtgcccttggcccatctaggccaaggcgcaccccctacagcccatgtggccccccgggacaggtggccccacccggtggacccccgggacccttccggtggtcccggtacaataccgataaccccgaaacttgtcccgatgcccgaaatagcacttcctatatataattctttacctccggaccattccggaactcctcgtgacgtccgggatctcatccgggactccgaacaacattcgggtttctgcatatacatatcttcataaccctagcgtcaccgaaccttaagtgtgtagaccctacgggttcgggagacaagcagacatgaccgagacgactctccggtcaataaccaacagcgggatctggatacccatgttggctcccacatgctccacgatgatctcatcggatgaaccacgatgtcgaggatttaatcaatcccgtacgctattccctttgtctatcgatatgttacttgcccgagattcgatcgtcggtatcccaatacctcgttcaatctcgttaccggcaagtcactttactcgtaccgtaatgcatgatcccgtgaccagacacttggtcactctgagctcattatgatgatgcattaccgagtgggcccagtgatacctctccgtcatacggagtgacaaatcccagtcttgatccatgtcacccaacagacactttcggagatacccgtagtctacctttatagtcacccagttacgttgtgacgtttggcatacccaaagcactcctacggtatccgggagtcacacgatctcatggtcaaaggaatagatacttgacattagaaaactctagcaaacgaactatacgatcttgtgctatgtttaggattgggtcttgtccatcacatcattctcccaatgatgtgatctcgttatcaatgacatccagtgtccatagtcaggaaaccatgactatctgttgatcaacgagctagtcaactagaggctcactagggacatgttggtgtctgttattcacacatgtattacgatttccggataacacaattatagcatgaataaagacaattatcatgaacaaggaaatataataataatgcttttattattgcctctagggcatatttccaacagcgaccGCCTCttctgcctcttcctcctcctgggCCCTGTCCAGTGCGCATAGCCCATGAGGCCCTAAGGTTTTCGAAAACTAGGGATGCCGGAGGATGGATTCCATTACCATGCTCTTTGAACAGGTGACCCAGCATTCCGCACACGGCACACCAGTCCGGGAGTTTCTTGTATCTAACCCTGTAGATCTGGCGCTTGCCTTCCCGAATAAGAGAGACTGCGTTCTTCAGGGGCTTCATGACGTTTATCCAGACCCAAACTCGATGGAAGTTTCCAGCAAAATCCTGAGACTGAGGCTCTGTGAAAAGCACCTCGCCCACCTTAGCAGCAAGAGAGGGTATTAGATGGGCGTATAAGGGGGGCACATCATGAATCTAAGCCCAAATTTCGATAGTATCCAGTTGGACAGTCGAGGGTTTTGCCAGGCCGTCATATGGCTTAAGTATGACAGCGTCCCCTCGAAAGTGCCATGGTCCTTCTTGCATCACTCTCTCCCAATCTCCTAGGCAGGAGAATTTCACCGTGTACAAATTGTCCTCGAGTGGCTTGAAAATCACCTCCTGAGCAAGGTCCCAAGCTGATCTCATGTTCCGAAAGAACCAGTATTGGGAGTAGGTTTTGGCAGAGTGTACTTTTGCAAGAGCTATCCACCTTGCcgccccctctggtgcttcatcCTCATCAAAGACCACATCATCTAGGTCTTCCTCGCACAGACCTAGCTCTTTCATCAACAGATTCACGTCGTCGATCTCAGCTGCTCTGGCCGTAGCCGATCCTGAAGCCTCGTTCGACGCCATCCTCGAAACCCTAACCCGATTAGATCTGATCGGGCTTTTTTGACGGAACCCTACCCCCTTGCCCCGCCCCGCCACACTCCGAGGAGGCGGTGGGCGCTGCAAGATGCGTCCCCGTCCTGGAGATCGGCTGGTGGGGAGAGGATCAGAGGTTGGGGACGATGGTCTCGACGGCGGCGAGGGAGTCGCCCCGGGAGGATAAAACCCTAACGTGAGGGAAAAGCGCTTGTTGatggcatagagggagctaggagtgtccaaatgaggtgcggttttcagccacgcgatcgtgatcgaacgctctagatgatggagagggttaaggtgggttttgggccaaattggaagggtgttgggctgcaacacacacgaggccttctcggtccctcggttaaccgttggagcatcaaacgaagtccaaatggtacaaaacttgataggcggtctaccgatggtaaaccaaggccgcctggaaagtcttggtccaatccggaaatgtttaacccccacacacgaaagaaaaggtagaaatgaccaccggaggagaacgaggcgccggaatgcaaaacagacaacggggaaaatgctcggatgcatgagacgaacacgtatgcaaatgcaatgcacatgatgacatgattatgagatgcatgacaaggacaacaacacacggagacaaaaacccgaacccgagaaaataaaataacttagtgccggaaacggcaagagttggattacatattaggtaaattacatccggggtgttacagcggcGCTTTTGCATCATAGTCCCTCtttagggcattgttttggagtttgctccggttgaagggaccagcgacgtcggcggcgcacgtctggtggagcaactgccgatgaaaatcgcgccgactacggtcatggcggacgatggcggcgtcttagatgtcgttcccttgtcgaggcatcgtcgttgcagtctgcgtcatcaggctcgggatgctccgggggaaaccctagatctgggtcttccggatcggacgatgatagcgttttatcgctttccctcctgggggcatcattttggagtaagtgctggctgggggatggtggagcggtgcttcatctcacacatcgatggcggcggatatcggcggcatggcgctgtggaggctcggcgtccgatgcacggagatggactcgcgcaggaggaggttgccgtctggcgtcatggtgacgtcgatggcagagtagCCAggcaaggtagaagcctcaatatgatctgaagacggacctgtggaagatgggggcgacgacacacgagtgcgtctgaccggattgtgccccagacccggtatgtggctcggctggggcttccgaatatgtttcggcttccggcttttgatgttaggcttaggtgagtggtttggatagtggcccagctagcaccccttcatcattttggataggagtagcggcatgtaTTGCCAAGATGATGGATTCAGGCACactgttgtaatactttgtaaggtcctcgagaataatcaataaagtggtcgtatgcatctcccagatgcagaggccgggggtcatcctctttttctaaaaaatACATGCATGCATGAGTGGCTGATACATGCACGGTAGATACCGTGCATGGTAGATTTTTTTTCCCTTTCAGGAGAGCTAGTAGCTTTTAGCCGGTGGCATTTTGAAAAGGGTGTGGTTAGGTCTCAATCGACTGAGATTTAATCAAGTTTTAGTCAAATTGATATTAATGTAtaataagaaaaaggaaaaactgaaAAGATTTTTTGTACAAATTTCCATGCAAGATCAAAAGCATATGACATTgactgagacataacgaagtctcagtcgacaCGGGACTTAGCAAAACTGTTTcgaaaaaaggatgatgaggagaaGGAGAAATTTAACTGTAATCGCCGACGACCGACAAAGATACTACGTCGGCCAATATGCATGCCACAATTGCCCGGGCTATCCAGTTGCTGGGAAATCCAGGGGCCCAAATCTGAAGTTTTCCGTTATCATGGGCGCTTGTTTGGCTCTAGCTTGATTGCTTTCTTGTGCACTAATTCGTATGGCGCTGGTGGTACCACAGCGCTCGGCAAGGTCTCGTGGCATGCATGATTCGCCATGCTATAGATCTTAGCTCCTTTGGCGCTATAGCGACAACCCAATTAACGAACTACTACTACCATATATGGCCTTGATATTTCTGACCCGGCCGGCCGTATGATGAAAAGCCACCTAGTCATTCATGTCACACGTACCCAGACTCAGAAGCCAAATGCATTCATTTTTCTGAACTTGCAAAATATCCAAATTAGATGTATGTTGCATGGATAAGCACGCACGTAGCCAAATGCTAAAAAATGTCCGCATTTATAATTTTCGTGCACGTGGTCAGATGCTACAAGCAAGCTGGCGACAAACCTGCACACACACAAACACTTCTACTCCTCACATGTAACTCAAATCTGAACGTTCGAAATGGGCCTATCGTCTTCCAAATTCAAATTACGCCAGACAAGTCTTGGACTTGAGACATCCTAACTCTTTTTTCCTAAGAAAATGTAAAACTTACGTCTCGATGCATTGATATAGAAACAGAATTACAGCTGTATTAGTCTAAGACTATGGACCAAACAACCGATCATCGAAGACAACACTATGGCCAACATGCACTAGACATATGAACTCTAATGCCCTAAGTTGCATACGCCTACTAGTTCACCCAAAAAGGTCAAGCTAACAAAGAAATAAAAGGTATAAGAAATTAATTCAGCAACAATCATTTGTAACATGGTTTGAAGATGGATGCACACGTATACCTAAAACCTTGTATATGCACGAGTGCATGCATTTTTAATataaagggtgtattttattaactCACATTGTCGCATCAAGGCAATGCAAATGCCGGCCTCTACACAGGATGCACATAGTCAACACCAAAGCACACATCATGAAGAAAACAAAAAAGATGGCCGCCGAAAGGCCCATCGAAGCTAACTATAACATGGAACAACAACAAACATCATCAACCACCGCCAATGATATCACCCCGACTGCGAGTGATGTGCTTGAAAACATAAGTCCTCCAAGAAGAGaatgggtcatgagtgtcgtcGCGAGATCCACCCACAGAGGGTAGATCATGGGTTTTCACCCCGAAGAGGATTCCCAAGTAAACTCCAGATAATGCCTTCAACAAGGAAAGACGTGGATCACCGACATTGTCAGGGGCAACCTATGCAGGTCAGACCTAGAGCTTTCACTCCGTAGCTCGAAACCCTGTACTCGACGCACCATCAAACCGAAGTCACCCCATGCTATAGCCCCCACTTTCAATGAAGAAGTCACTCCTGCATGCTAGATCGTCATGCCTCAGCTCGTACACGCTTGCAACCCTGATAAATAACTTGCATATTTGCATTATATAATTTCTATAATTTTTAGTGTTTTCTTTATATGACTGCTTGAAACAAATGCATGAATTCGTCCTATGGAATAAGCACAAGCAATAAGAACTTTCAGGGAATTTTGACATGAGCACAAGTCACATGTTTTTCTTTTTGCATCAACCAACTCTTCCTTCAGATTACCTTTGAATTCACGTGAATCATCAAAATAGCATTTTACAAAACTCATGTGTGCGGTTTCATGTATGATTCAACACACCCTATGCCATATCAATACCATTTTCCTCTACTTCTATGTTCCTAGAAATTTTTTGCGTTGCAAGAGACAAAAACAAGTCGTTTTGTGTAGCCCTTATTGGTACACAGAAATTTCAAACATAGGCAGAACAAATCATGGATAATATTATTTATTTTAGAGAGATTTTGGGGGATATTTCAAGAAGATGTACTTGGACAGCAAAGGAGAGCCGTAGAACAAGTGCCGCACAAACGTCTGAAAAATAGCTGGCGACAATGCAATCACACAATCTGTTGGTACGTTCTAGCTCTATAGGCACTTGTTGGATGGACCTATCCGAATTGCTCCGTGCGTAGATGAACGTGATTGGTTGGTACATCACGGCCTTTCAATTCCTAAGGTTGATTGTGTGCTGTGTTGGAATCTTGGTGGCAACATGTAACTCGCTAGAGATTTATCTTTTGCAAAAACTAGTtcacaaaagaatatacaaaatctCTACCAGATTAAATGGTGAAGATGTATTCATATCTCGCTAATATATGTTGCCAAGGCATGAGACATTTTACAACCGTTTTAGAACGAAAAAAAAAATGTCATCATCTCtcttatttctacatttttttaagAATTAGTGTTGTAGGATACACCGGAAATGCAAAATTGTGTAATAAGAAGAGATTCTGAGGAACTAGCTGCACCAAAAGTCCAAAAGATACTTTGGAGCGTAAAAGATGAAATATCTCTTGTCTTGCAAAAAGATCCAGCTAGCCCTACCTGCTGTGTCCTACAAGGgacaaaaataaaaataacctcATCCTAAACAAAGAGGGAGGATTTCTTTGGTTGGCTGGGATTGGCTCACCCGGCCCCTCCCCTCTATCATTAGCGATTGATCCATGGGGACACAACGTATGGTGCATCGCTACCACACAATCCAGCTCCTAAATATACCATAAAAAAAGAGCCCAACGTCAAAAGGCGAGGGCCACGAACAGGAAAAGCAAACAGTCGCCGTAAATCTTGAACGTCCATTCAGCACTCTCGATTTATTTAGATAAAAATGAACTACGTAGCAGCAAAAACATGTCCATTTGCAACGCATGATTTTCACAGAGTGCACTACTGAGTCGAATCACATGACATGTCTACATGGTTGAAAGTTTGCGAGGAAGGTGAAATTAATTCTGCTTCGTCTGAGCAATTTGCCGTAGCAGGCATGCACCCATGGAGTGAAACGATCCAAGTCGTGCGACGCAGATCCCAAATAATCCGTACGCGGAGAcaaaaaaagtaaaaggaaaaaaaaaggtttgtgtgtgtgtgtgcgcgcgcccgTGTGAGCCAACCATCGtcggccatgcatgcatgcaaggctCCAAGATCCGGCGGGGCCCGCGGCTTCCACGGCTTCACGTGAAAAGGTTGCCGCGCGCGCCGATAAAAGGGCCGCCGCCACGTAGGCCTGGGGAAATCCGGCGCGGCCAATGGGAGCGCGCCACGTCAGCAGATAAGCAGGGATTATAGGTTTGCCGTTGGGAGGTCCACTTGCCGGGTAGATTTGGATCAGTAGATGGGCGTTGAGGATGACGGGCAATCAGATGATAGCGTGTACCAGCACAGGCCAAGTTACCGATATGCCCTTCTACGCCTTTGCTTCTTTCTTACATCCATTTTGGGTGGTTGCAACCTCCGACCAAATGTTGACATGTATCAGTGACCATAGGTTTTTTTTCTTTCCTGTTTTGTGAGAAATCGGCGATCATAGGTTGACGGTGGATGATTGGGTTTGAAAGGTTTCTCATATCAAAAGTTGTGAGTGTTGATGGTGCGTGCCATGTTTATTTTTTGCGCCGTGGTTTCAAAGAAAGCTTTTGCAACGTGAACCTAAATGCGAGAATTTGCTCGCTTGATTTTGCCAAGAGAGGAGTAATGAAGGGTTTACACGGGAAGAAAATTCAGAGCTAGGGTTTCCAAGCACTTCATATGTCATGCTCAGTTTTCTTTTGCGAGTAGTCATGTTCAATATTGCAAAGTAAAAACATTTACTAGTCTTctcgcaaaaataaataaataacatttACTAGTCCTAGGTTGAATCTCGTGGTTTgccttttggaaaaaataaaagtgAATGAAAAAGAATCTACATAGTTAATGCCAACATATTTGTTCTGTTGTTCAACAAACAAATGGCATAtactattatactccctccattccaaaattcttgtcttagatttgtctagatacgaatgaAGTATTTGAGAAGAACAAAAAGTATATGCCGATTCTTACCAGGGATACAtaactactcccttcgtctcataATGTAACTAGTGTAAAAAAATCGTACATTGTGAGACGGAGGAGTAGGCATACTATTGATATGTGCAACAACATTTGAGGACAATTAAGACAAAATGACAGTACTTGACATTTCACCAAAGAACGTATGGGAGGAGGAACGCTTCAAAGCTTTGCTTTCCATCCAGCACAAGATGCATGGCGACAATGGGTATTAGTCCAAAAAGGGGCATTATTAATGGCTAGACGTTTGTGTTCCATTGGTCAGTGCCGTCCCTGGATGAAATATTTGATTTAGTACATAGTCACACATGAAACAAACCGATGATTAAACTAACAATATTTCTCCTTCTCTCCATCTTCTGATGATAAACTACTACCGGGGACATGGGAACCATGCCACGGTACAAAGCCAGAATACACTAAAAGTTAATTCCTCTGtcgtgtcaaaaacgttcttatattatgagacgaaaAGAGTTAATACAAATCTCATTGTTGATAAGACTTTTTTTTTATCTTGACCTGTGAGCCCAGGAATTCTAGCTTTCCTGTGACCGTGGGGAGCCATGGAAGCACAGGGCAAATTGGTCTCACGCTCTCCACTTATCCATTGCAAATCCCAGATGACACACCACGATTCCAACACATGTACCAGTACGTACCAcctagagagaggagagagagaggagggagggggcCAGCCTGCGCAAAATGCAGCGTGGGTCCCACGGGCCAGAGGGAGGAGAGCGACCTCATGAGAGTGGCTTGTCTCTTCCAGCAGCTCCTCCCTCGCTAaaaccccaccccctcccccctcctcttgaaccctttcttcctcctcccccaCCGCCTCCAATCCCCCGCAATTCCCTCCCTCcttctcatctctctctctagccTTCCCGTAGGATCCCTAGTTAGCATTCCTCTTCTCTTCCCTTCGCCCATCTCCAATCCCAAAGACGCAGCTGCTAGCTCGCAGAATCCATACCCTGCTCTGTTCTTGCTGGCTCTGCTCCTGGCTTGACTTCTTCCCCTTGCCACAGACAGAGGAGTACGGCAGCCGCTGTAGAATCCTTCCGTCCCCTATTTTGTTCTTGGTGTTTTCATATACGCGCagctccagtcgagtccatcccaggtgggggtgggggcggccattagttttcctttcctctttggAGTTTGCCCATGTCCCAAGGTCTCTGCTGCGGCTCTGCTTAGCGCCCCGTTTGCCCCTCGGAAAAGGAAGAAAAAGTTGCCGCTTCCTCGCTACCTTTTCTCCGTCTTCCTCCCCGTCTCGCCGCTTTCATCGGCCGAGAAGGAAGGGAATTCCTCGGTTGACCAGCAATCTTCCGGGGTTTAGGGGTTTAGGAAGGAATTCATTCGGTTCTTGTGGAgctgtggtggcggcggcggtggagttcaTTGATTGATCGGAGGGGAAGAGAGGAGCTGGAGTAAATTCTCGGCTTGAGCGGTGGTGGTGGTTGAGGGGGCATTGGCGATGACGTCGTCCTGCATACCCACGGGGCTGCGGCTGGACCTGGACATGGTGAAGGCGGCGGCGTCGCCGGGGGCGCACGCGCACTCGTCGCCGCTGAGGCCGGCGCACTCCTCGCCGTCCTCCACGCTCTCGGAGGCCTCCAACGCGTCCTCCTCGGCCACCTCCGTGTCGCTCAAGCGCGCGCGGGCGCCGCGGAAGCGCCCCAACCAGGCCTACAACGAGGCCGCCGCGCTGCTCGCCTCCATCCACCCCTCCGTCTTCCCCGTCAAGAAGAGCCCCAAGACGGCCACGGCGCCGCGCCCGCCGCTCTCGGGCCTCGCCGTGGCCTtcggcgccgccgccccgtcctcctccgaCCTCCTCCCGCCGCTCCCCGTCCTGTCCGACGCCGCATTCCTCCTCCGCGACCACGcggcctcgccctcgccgccgccgcacagCCCGTCCGCCGACGCCTGCAAGAACTGCTCGTCCCCGACGCCCGTCAGCAGCGCGTTCCGGGACTTCCGCGacccggcgccgtcgccggccagccCCGACACCGCCACCGACGAGCCCGGCGAGCTCGACTTCGACGACGACGGCTTCGACGCCGAGTCCATCCTCGACGTCGACGAGGCCGCGGCCGGCGGCGCCGCCGAGGGCATCGACGGCATCATGGGGAGCCTCACCATGGAGGCCAACACGCCCACCGCCACGTCCGACGACTCCATCCTGTCCAGCTCCGGCATACACCCCTACCTCAGGAGCCTCATGGTCGTCGGTCTCGCTGGCCGGTTCGAGCTCGGCCTCGGCTCCCGGCAAAGCACCCGCCCCAACCTCAACCGCGCCCTCAAGCGGCGGGACGACGACGGCGCCTGGTGGATGTGGCCTGCCGTGCCGGTGAAGGACATCACGgtcacaccaccgtcgccaccaccGACAGAACCTGCAGCGGCAGTGTCCAACACCGCaatgccgccgccggcgtcggcagcaccagagaagaaaaagagcaagaagaagaagaaggtgaagatggagaaggtgatggccaagga
This window contains:
- the LOC123132249 gene encoding protein CHLOROPLAST IMPORT APPARATUS 2 isoform X2, whose product is MTSSCIPTGLRLDLDMVKAAASPGAHAHSSPLRPAHSSPSSTLSEASNASSSATSVSLKRARAPRKRPNQAYNEAAALLASIHPSVFPVKKSPKTATAPRPPLSGLAVAFGAAAPSSSDLLPPLPVLSDAAFLLRDHAASPSPPPHSPSADACKNCSSPTPVSSAFRDFRDPAPSPASPDTATDEPGELDFDDDGFDAESILDVDEAAAGGAAEGIDGIMGSLTMEANTPTATSDDSILSSSGIHPYLRSLMVVGLAGRFELGLGSRQSTRPNLNRALKRRDDDGAWWMWPAVPVKDITVTPPSPPPTEPAAAVSNTAMPPPASAAPEKKKSKKKKKVKMEKVMAKEEELSKAKCEEGADGTLDAADGNDDDDSAPTKAPKTGLGLKLDTDDVLKEWSGKGSMFAEGGAPDSSESAAEVRAKLADIDLFPENGSGGIREARVMRYKEKRRNRLFSKKIRYQVRKVNADCRPRMKASTTRTDA
- the LOC123132249 gene encoding protein CHLOROPLAST IMPORT APPARATUS 2 isoform X1; the encoded protein is MTSSCIPTGLRLDLDMVKAAASPGAHAHSSPLRPAHSSPSSTLSEASNASSSATSVSLKRARAPRKRPNQAYNEAAALLASIHPSVFPVKKSPKTATAPRPPLSGLAVAFGAAAPSSSDLLPPLPVLSDAAFLLRDHAASPSPPPHSPSADACKNCSSPTPVSSAFRDFRDPAPSPASPDTATDEPGELDFDDDGFDAESILDVDEAAAGGAAEGIDGIMGSLTMEANTPTATSDDSILSSSGIHPYLRSLMVVGLAGRFELGLGSRQSTRPNLNRALKRRDDDGAWWMWPAVPVKDITVTPPSPPPTEPAAAVSNTAMPPPASAAPEKKKSKKKKKVKMEKVMAKEEELSKAKCEEGADGTLDAADGNDDDDSAPTKAPKTGLGLKLDTDDVLKEWSGKGSMFAEGGAPDSSESAAEVRAKLADIDLFPENGSGGIREARVMRYKEKRRNRLFSKKIRYQVRKVNADCRPRMKGRFVRSPSLLQQALEEES